The DNA segment ACAGGACAGGTTTGATTTCTGGTGGAGTTTGTCTTCGCAAGCCATGTTACTTGTAGGCGCATAAAACCACCTTAgcaaaacaaattttgaatgttGACGAGtggagaaaataaaatataatcttTCAGACCCTTTGTTATTATGTCCATTATCACGACACTGGAATAGCATTCACCCATTTGCGCAGGGTCATTTAGTAAATTTCTTGACGTTCTTGTGGCTATGAGATGATAGTTTTAGTTAGAACTTAGAAGGCACTCAGTTTCGAAAATACTCTTCAGCGCTGCTCTTTGTTTTCTGTCAGTCTTTTTGTGGGAATGTTGATTTTCTTGAATTTCTCAGGCCTCAAGGGTGCTAAAGCTGGAGAGAAAGAGTCTTGAATTTCTTCTGAAACATTATTGTGGAGTTGCTGCAAATAAACAGTGGGTCATAATTCAGCCTTTGTTAACCTTTCTTCTTAAGCACACTCTCACTCTTCGTTCAACGTCTATTATCCTAATTGCCTGCAGATACCAAAATGCAGACTGGAGAATACGACCCCTTCCAGATGTAATGACAAGGTTAGTATATTCTCTGCTCTCTCGTTATTATTGTTATGCATTGGGTGAGTAGAGCTCATACATTTTAATATGGTGGCAGATATGCTagagaagatacacattatctTTTGTACATTTATGATGTGATGCGAGTAGATTTGCACACAGTCTCAAAAGAAGACGAGAAACCTGACTCCCCTCTGGTAGAGGTGATAATCATTAGCTATTCGCAAGATCTTCTACCCAGTATTATCCTATCTACGATTTGCCTTCTATATTTCGTTGCATTCAGGGGATGCATCGTGTCCTGCTTTGGTTTTTGGATAATTATTTTGACGAAATTGCTGGTGTTAACAGGTTTACAAGCGCAGCTATGATGTGTGCATGCAACTATATGAGAAAGAGCTTCTGACTGAGAATTCATATCTTCACATTAATGGGTTTGTTGCTTGTTGTCCTCTTCTTGAAAGAAAATATACTCTTAAGTTTTATTGGTTGGCTGTTGTACATGGTTTTTGATTATCCCTTGATCGTTTTCTGCTTTTTATCTAAGTGCAGTTCCCAGTTATATATTACCCTCTGTGCATGATGTAGCTACCTAAGACTAATCTCTAGTATGTGTTTCCATTTGGGCATTTTCAGGGTTCAGGCAGCTAATTTCAATGCGGTTCAACTTGCCATTGTTGCGGTATTTTCTCAACTTGCGCAAATACCGCAAGGCACCCTTCATCATATTATCATATGGAGCTTACACAGTAGTTGCTGCCTTGCAGGGGCTTTGTGAATGGCGAGATCGGATTGCACGAGCAGACGATGAGAGCACTGGTTATGTATTACCAAACAAAACTCTTCTTGAAATAGGTAGATATTCTACTTCCACATATCCAGGTTTTTGGATATGATCTCTTTTATCTTGGAAATAAGTGGTTTGTACTAGGTCatgatttgttttaattaataataataatagcgAAAGAGATGCCAATTAATGTGGGAAAGTTGCGACGGTTGTTAAAGTCAAAGCTTCCTTACATCGAGCGTAATGTTGACGCGGTGATCAGTGTCATCAGGCGATCAATGCAAAATGCAGCGGCGTTCGAGCCAGTTGTTCAATCCTTAAAAACATGGCATCCTGGAACGGTAAGACATTTGTTATGTTCTTCTGAATtgttattattactattttggGGGTTTTTTCCTGTTTATATTAACACTAAAAATCTATCTTTTCCTTTGTATCCTGCGGTGGCTTATGGCAGTGTTGTTTTATAGAGTTTTTGGAAAGAaattatgtatttttgaaattatgtgCTTTTTGAAATgctttattgaattgataagtTTTTAAAGACAGTATTTTAAGTATAAAGGTTTAGTGGAGCATAACCTTGAGATCATGATTTGTTTTTCTACTTTCGCTATGGGTGCTTAGGTCTTTGAGAATAATATTGAAAGCACCGTTGAGGAAACATGCACAGAAGCTGTTGTAGCTTCTTCTCTGAGTTCAAAGAAGTTTTTGCAGGTTGAAAATGACATCGGGGGCGTCAAGACCACAGTCTCGTATGGCTCAGGAAAGGTGAACCtctgttataaattatttgtcgTTTTCCCAAATCTAGGACACAAAAagacattataatatttttgttaggtTAGTGTGGATGTTTCGGAGGAACAAAGCGGTGGTTTTGGAGCTTTGCCTTCAAAGAGGAAGTTTGGAAGTGAGAACAAGGTGATAACTAATGCTTACATAGAGATTAAGAAAAAGCTTGGATCAATCGGTTATTACCCCAATCTATTGAGAATATGCAGGCAAATGAAGAGGTCAAAGTGTCCAAGTCAAAGCCAGCATGTGTCTCTAAGCCAGATGAGGTAATTATTCTGTCGGATGACGATGATGAGTATGATGAAGAAACATCGGAACCCGAAGATGCGGCGGATAGTGTTTCAGAAACGCCTTTTAAGGGACCGGATGTATCAATGAACGTGAAGACATTTGGTCCGGATATTATCGTGTTAGATGATGATGACTCAGATGATGATGACTCGGATGATGACTCAGAAACTGGAGATGGTAGGGAAAGGGAAGTTGAAAGGATGAATATGATAAGTGAACAGCAGGGGAAATTCATGAGTTTGAAACCGGGCTTTCTCAACATTTAGCTGTTTGATTAGCTTTTGTAGTACAGTGTTTCAATGAATTTCTGTCCCTTATTTTGTATTTCTCGTTTGTATACAATGTATTTTTTGACTtatatattaatgtactttTAGTGTTCCCAAAATACTGTCCGTGACGTTGTTAATCAATATCGGTTGCAAATAGTTGATCataagtaatagaaataaagattATATGATGATCTACTTGACAATTTGATGAATCTTCTTTTTCATTACAGTTAAACTTGTGCGTAATACATGATAGTAAGATAAAATGAGGACATTATGTTTTGATCTAACTTTCGAATTGACATTTTCTAGAGGGTGAAACTGAGACTCgttcagaaaagaaaaaaccaaCAAATCAACAAACAAAtgcgtttttatttttgaagtatCCAAATAAAACCATAACCAGAACTGAACGTCCCAGAGGGAAATATACTAAGTAAAAACTCAATGTTCTTTAGAGATTATTGTTTATGTCAAACTGAATCCAGACCCAAATCAAAACTGTATCAATAATAGCTTTCAGCTTCAGTTCCCCCCATATATTCCATAACCCGAATTGTTTTTAAACCAGCCCCCCACTCTTTTAAAGCTTTAGGAAATTGTTAATTAAATTACCATAATAAGTCGCTCAAAAGGAGACCTCAAGCGAGTCGTCCCATGCTTCAGCACTTCCGTTAGACGCATCTTCGACGTCTTCTTCCATAGATAGCCTAATGTACTCCCTATGAGCAAAACGATCCCACTCGGTCCATGTAGGATTTGCGCGCTCCTATGTATATTACGAATCAATAAGAGAGCAATAAGGCTTCGGGTTTGACCATATGAAATAATTGGTCATAGTGGAATATTTATTGGACATAGTTACCTGGCGAATGAGGAAGGGATCACGTGTTTCAAACGCCATAAACTTGTTCAGGTTGAAAagtatattgaaaacatttccGGAAAGTTTAGAGCCCTTCAAATCATTCAGACAAATGTACCCTTCGTCTTCTGGTTTGACCATATCAAATAATTGGCACAAAATATCCTCAAACAGCACCGCCTCTTGCGCCATGCATTCCATTCTATGCAGCTGCTCCTCATAAAAGAATTGCAGCTCATTCCGTGTCAGGACACCATTTGCATCCAAATCTATGCACTTGAACCTTCATCATCAACATTAATATCATAAACATAACTCTTACCAAAAAACACCTACAcccaataaaaaaaagtttcactCTCACCAATACTCTAGACTAGGTTCTGATGACTTGTCTTCTTCAGCCAGAATGAAATAAACGAAATCCTCATAACACATCTTTCCTTCGGTTTTACTAGTAAACTTCCTTGGTACCTATATGAAAAGGCATATTGACAAAATGACATTCCGAAGCgtagaagattaaaaaaaaaaaaaaggcaggGGGGGGGAAGAAGCGGAGTAGCAGACCTGAGAAAAGATTCGGTCGACAATCCTGTAGGTGAGAGCATGGTTACTGTATCTGATGAGATTCTCTTTGTCGATCAAGAAATCATGGTCTGTATCCAGCTCCCAGAACTTGCAGTATATGACATAGAAATGCTCATAAGAGAAGTACCTAATTAGTAAACCGTAAAGAGTCAGAATAAAAGGCGTGAACTAGTACCAACTACAAAATATTACTAATTTAACTCTAGCCACCTACCTCAACACCTTATTGATATCCTCTTCTTCATCGGCATGTTGCATTGCGTCAACTAAATTTCCTCGCTTAAGCTCTCTTAAGGTAAGATGACCATTCCCACTCCTATTTATGTAGTAATATATTCTGTATATTACAGTTTCAGCTGTTGCCAAAAGTGTACATCAAAGATTACAAATGGATCATATACTCAACTTTGCATATATCACACCTCtttataaaaatgtttctaTCGATCATAAACACACATCTTTTTGCACTCTTTTGCTTTTTCGTCAGTATTATATCATTTTGCaagataataaattttaatctaAAACTAACCATATCTATCCTGAAACTCAGGTGTGCCTTGCAAGAATTCAAGACCAGGGTGTGTTGCCAATAGTTCTTGGAGAACAGGCTTGAAATCATCCTGTTATAAATTCATCACGAAGTAAAAATCAATAAAGAATTGTTGCCAAATacaaagtaatatataaaaaccACCTGGACAAGGTACTTCTTATCTGGTTGCTTCAGAATTGTAAATATCTGCGTTGCTATCTCCTTTGTCAACATATTTCCCTTAACCCAATAATCAATGAAGGCTTCTctgtaaacaaaacaaaaaaaaaatgcatggGTTTTAGAGTTATGATCTCTTTTTGACTACGCCAAACTTTGTAGCTACACATGGATTGAAACTGCAAACCTTTTCACAAAACCAGTGTTATTGGTATCAACTTTTCTGAAAATAGAGGTGGAGAAAAATGATGGAACCTTGCAGATCTCAGAAGTGACCAATTTAAATTCTGAAAAGAAAAGACGTGGTTAGTCACTAAATATTAGAGATAAGGATATCTCAAAAGAAGCTAATTAACCGACCTTGCAATTGCAAACCATCCTCATGGCCATGGAAAAGTGTGTTGATCTTAGCTATGCACTGCTCTTTTTGGTCATTGGGTGGTGGGCGACCATCTTCaaagtaaaactatacatttaatAATAGACAACGCTTTTAGCATAAAACGATGCTGAGATTATATGGAAAGGAAATGGCACTAAGAGATGCACAAGAAAATggttacaaaataaaagaaatgcaGAGAACATCATAgccagtgccgtgcgaagagttTTA comes from the Brassica rapa cultivar Chiifu-401-42 chromosome A01, CAAS_Brap_v3.01, whole genome shotgun sequence genome and includes:
- the LOC103844335 gene encoding protein RRP6-like 1 isoform X2; the protein is MAADDYPGLKSLEALIGGSLPENLSKLSSTCLAIPANKDFHFLCNFDEFKLRIDEISGSSQCVLETIGGFCGKPMRYSGDDAYDWLVNLNDEVLQRIDLDLEDTMKKETDPVHGKAKVSFHIATIKKPQEEYKILVNNANVPFEHVWLEKKENNLGFIHPLEKLSVMDFVDKDISEMKPVEPLSLEGTPFKLVEEINDLKDLAAKLSSVDEFAVDLEHNQYRSFQGLTCLMQISTRTEDYIVDTFKLWDHIGTYLRDIFKDPKKKKVMHGADRDIIWLQRDFGIYVCNLFDTGQASRVLKLERKSLEFLLKHYCGVAANKQYQNADWRIRPLPDVMTRYAREDTHYLLYIYDVMRVDLHTVSKEDEKPDSPLVEVYKRSYDVCMQLYEKELLTENSYLHINGVQAANFNAVQLAIVAGLCEWRDRIARADDESTGYVLPNKTLLEIAKEMPINVGKLRRLLKSKLPYIERNVDAVISVIRRSMQNAAAFEPVVQSLKTWHPGTVENDIGGVKTTVSYGSGKVSVDVSEEQSGGFGALPSKRKFGSENKANEEVKVSKSKPACVSKPDEVIILSDDDDEYDEETSEPEDAADSVSETPFKGPDVSMNVKTFGPDIIVLDDDDSDDDDSDDDSETGDGREREVERMNMISEQQGKFMSLKPGFLNI
- the LOC103844335 gene encoding protein RRP6-like 1 isoform X1; translation: MAADDYPGLKSLEALIGGSLPENLSKLSSTCLAIPANKDFHFLCNFDEFKLRIDEISGSSQCVLETIGGFCGKPMRYSGDDAYDWLVNLNDEVLQRIDLDLEDTMKKETDPVHGKAKVSFHIATIKKPQEEYKILVNNANVPFEHVWLEKKENNLGFIHPLEKLSVMDFVDKDISEMKPVEPLSLEGTPFKLVEEINDLKDLAAKLSSVDEFAVDLEHNQYRSFQGLTCLMQISTRTEDYIVDTFKLWDHIGTYLRDIFKDPKKKKVMHGADRDIIWLQRDFGIYVCNLFDTGQASRVLKLERKSLEFLLKHYCGVAANKQYQNADWRIRPLPDVMTRYAREDTHYLLYIYDVMRVDLHTVSKEDEKPDSPLVEVYKRSYDVCMQLYEKELLTENSYLHINGVQAANFNAVQLAIVAGLCEWRDRIARADDESTGYVLPNKTLLEIAKEMPINVGKLRRLLKSKLPYIERNVDAVISVIRRSMQNAAAFEPVVQSLKTWHPGTVFENNIESTVEETCTEAVVASSLSSKKFLQVENDIGGVKTTVSYGSGKVSVDVSEEQSGGFGALPSKRKFGSENKANEEVKVSKSKPACVSKPDEVIILSDDDDEYDEETSEPEDAADSVSETPFKGPDVSMNVKTFGPDIIVLDDDDSDDDDSDDDSETGDGREREVERMNMISEQQGKFMSLKPGFLNI
- the LOC103844328 gene encoding probable serine/threonine protein phosphatase 2A regulatory subunit B''delta — encoded protein: MAQSKAMESLTLDIELLQLPETSPMSMKSNQDFVKKLFDQWLALPETNRLVASLVNDVKSGVALNVVSGGSSATNSGSNSPLASMFPARNGPPLSPRNSTGSPRITRQRTGLSNLSSPLKVVSDHVKELIPQFYFEDGRPPPNDQKEQCIAKINTLFHGHEDGLQLQEFKLVTSEICKVPSFFSTSIFRKVDTNNTGFVKREAFIDYWVKGNMLTKEIATQIFTILKQPDKKYLVQDDFKPVLQELLATHPGLEFLQGTPEFQDRYAETVIYRIYYYINRSGNGHLTLRELKRGNLVDAMQHADEEEDINKVLRYFSYEHFYVIYCKFWELDTDHDFLIDKENLIRYSNHALTYRIVDRIFSQVPRKFTSKTEGKMCYEDFVYFILAEEDKSSEPSLEYWFKCIDLDANGVLTRNELQFFYEEQLHRMECMAQEAVLFEDILCQLFDMVKPEDEGYICLNDLKGSKLSGNVFNILFNLNKFMAFETRDPFLIRQERANPTWTEWDRFAHREYIRLSMEEDVEDASNGSAEAWDDSLEVSF